One Natrinema longum genomic window carries:
- a CDS encoding translation initiation factor IF-2 subunit alpha: protein MKYSGWPDPGELVVGKIDEIEDFGVFVDLEEYEDKRGLIHISEVASGWIKNVRDHVREGQIAVCKVLDVDKGSQQIDLSLKDVNDHQRSDKIQEWKNEQKADNWMELAFGEEIADEDYTAIANELIAIHGGLYEGFKQAAIHGEEALEDTDLDDDEIDAIVETARENVSVPYVNVTGYVDLENPSPSGVDGIREALEAAEGNGDVPEEVDLEVSYVGAPEYRIEVQAPNYKTAESQLEASADRAIAAIDGHGGSGKYHRERRTDDE, encoded by the coding sequence ATGAAGTACAGCGGCTGGCCCGATCCCGGCGAACTCGTCGTCGGCAAGATCGACGAAATCGAGGACTTCGGCGTCTTCGTCGATCTCGAGGAGTACGAGGACAAACGCGGTCTGATCCACATCTCGGAAGTCGCGAGCGGGTGGATCAAGAACGTCCGCGACCACGTCCGCGAAGGCCAGATCGCCGTCTGTAAGGTCTTGGATGTCGACAAGGGGTCCCAGCAGATCGACCTCTCCCTGAAGGACGTCAACGACCACCAGCGCTCCGACAAGATCCAGGAGTGGAAGAACGAGCAGAAGGCCGACAACTGGATGGAACTGGCCTTCGGCGAGGAGATCGCCGACGAGGACTACACCGCCATCGCCAACGAACTGATCGCCATCCACGGCGGACTCTACGAGGGCTTCAAGCAGGCCGCGATCCACGGCGAGGAAGCCCTCGAGGACACCGATCTCGACGACGACGAGATCGACGCGATCGTCGAAACGGCTCGCGAGAACGTCTCGGTGCCTTACGTCAACGTCACCGGCTACGTCGACCTCGAGAACCCGTCGCCAAGCGGCGTCGACGGCATTCGCGAGGCCTTAGAGGCTGCCGAGGGCAACGGCGACGTACCCGAGGAAGTCGACCTCGAAGTGAGCTACGTCGGCGCGCCCGAGTACCGCATCGAGGTGCAGGCACCCAACTACAAGACCGCCGAATCACAACTCGAGGCGAGTGCCGACCGGGCGATCGCCGCGATCGACGGTCACGGAGGCAGCGGCAAGTACCACCGCGAACGCCGCACCGACGACGAGTAA
- a CDS encoding RNA-protein complex protein Nop10, whose amino-acid sequence MKSDIRVCSAWREAHDRPVYSLSATCPSCGAETVNSAPAPLDPTDPHGEYRRALKRRNR is encoded by the coding sequence ATGAAATCCGACATCCGGGTGTGTTCGGCGTGGCGCGAGGCCCACGACCGTCCGGTGTATTCCCTTTCTGCGACCTGCCCGTCGTGTGGTGCGGAGACGGTAAACAGCGCCCCGGCACCGCTGGATCCGACCGATCCACACGGTGAGTACCGACGCGCTCTTAAACGTCGCAACCGCTGA
- a CDS encoding proteasome assembly chaperone family protein, whose translation MDELEIDVVAEVELDDPVLVEGLPGVGHVGTLAVEHLLEELEGESTLVRRLYSQEFPPQVSVEDGVSELTCAEMYAIDVPEGRDLLLLTGDHQAQSNAGHYTLTDAFLDIAEEFGVSEVYALGGVPTGELIEEYAVVGAVSDESMLETLEEAGVEFREDEPAGGIVGVSGLLLGLGDRRGFEAACLMGETSGYLVDPKSARSVLEVLEAVLGFDLDYESLDERADEMEEVIGKIQEMEQQQAMDVPTDDDLRYIG comes from the coding sequence ATGGACGAACTCGAGATCGACGTCGTCGCCGAGGTCGAACTGGACGACCCCGTTCTCGTCGAGGGGTTGCCGGGGGTCGGTCACGTCGGTACCCTCGCCGTCGAGCACTTGCTCGAGGAACTCGAGGGAGAGAGCACGCTCGTCCGGCGACTCTACTCCCAGGAGTTCCCGCCGCAGGTAAGCGTCGAGGACGGCGTCTCGGAACTGACCTGTGCGGAGATGTACGCCATCGACGTGCCCGAAGGGCGGGATTTGCTGCTTCTGACCGGCGATCATCAGGCCCAGAGCAACGCGGGCCACTACACGCTGACCGACGCCTTCCTCGACATCGCCGAGGAGTTCGGCGTGAGCGAGGTGTACGCGCTCGGCGGCGTTCCGACCGGCGAACTCATCGAGGAGTACGCCGTCGTCGGGGCCGTCAGCGACGAATCGATGCTCGAGACGCTCGAGGAGGCGGGCGTCGAGTTCCGCGAGGACGAGCCCGCTGGCGGTATCGTCGGCGTCTCCGGGCTCCTGTTGGGACTGGGCGATCGACGCGGGTTCGAGGCGGCGTGTCTCATGGGCGAAACCAGTGGCTACCTCGTCGACCCGAAAAGCGCTCGGTCGGTTCTCGAGGTGCTCGAGGCGGTACTCGGCTTCGATCTCGACTACGAGTCCCTCGACGAGCGGGCCGACGAGATGGAGGAAGTCATCGGCAAGATCCAGGAGATGGAACAACAACAGGCGATGGACGTGCCGACCGACGACGACCTGCGGTATATCGGTTGA
- a CDS encoding winged helix-turn-helix transcriptional regulator, with amino-acid sequence MVDVLDNKRAATRFRILVQIAERQPAVSQGEIAGEVGVTSQAVSEYIRELVDDGLVEKEGRSRYRVTREGVDWLFRAADDVRRFADHVTGDVLGAMSEDAYIATEDIEEGETVSLTVKDGLLHATPGSEGPATGIATTDAEAGTDVGVTSFEGVMELDPGSVTVLQVPSIRTGGSSAIDAGTVTEACDGADVVVAAGVEAVVACQQAGTDPDVTFAVGEVAADAASHGLEVTAVATTDAVGRVTDALRDADVSYEVLEG; translated from the coding sequence ATGGTCGACGTCCTCGACAACAAGCGGGCTGCGACGCGATTCCGGATCCTCGTCCAGATCGCCGAGCGCCAGCCCGCGGTCAGCCAGGGGGAGATCGCCGGGGAAGTCGGCGTGACGAGCCAGGCCGTCAGCGAATACATCCGCGAACTCGTCGACGACGGCCTCGTGGAAAAGGAAGGGCGATCGCGCTATCGCGTCACCCGAGAGGGGGTCGACTGGCTCTTCCGCGCGGCCGACGACGTCCGCCGGTTCGCCGACCACGTCACCGGAGACGTGCTGGGAGCGATGAGCGAAGATGCCTATATCGCCACCGAGGACATCGAAGAGGGTGAAACCGTCTCGCTGACAGTCAAAGACGGATTGCTCCATGCCACGCCGGGCAGCGAGGGCCCGGCAACCGGTATCGCGACCACCGACGCCGAGGCCGGTACCGACGTCGGCGTCACCAGTTTCGAGGGTGTCATGGAACTCGATCCAGGCTCCGTGACCGTCCTACAGGTTCCCTCGATCCGCACCGGCGGAAGCAGCGCGATCGATGCTGGAACCGTCACCGAGGCCTGCGACGGGGCCGACGTCGTGGTCGCCGCCGGCGTCGAGGCCGTCGTCGCCTGTCAACAGGCGGGGACCGATCCCGACGTTACCTTCGCCGTCGGCGAGGTCGCAGCCGACGCCGCGAGCCACGGCCTCGAGGTCACCGCCGTCGCCACGACCGACGCCGTCGGCCGAGTCACCGATGCACTCCGGGACGCCGACGTCTCCTACGAAGTGCTCGAGGGCTGA
- the artA gene encoding archaeosortase A encodes MPALPATVAMTIGSIPLGDSLAWIAIGVFVAAMIVEWYGAVDPARYLAAAAWVVFGVFWLTMVPHYYLEIKSPIETLLTLAALPLCAYTGYLLVRGRESLLLLSKAVAFMGLIYLPAETIPFVRTWLIETTAAQTHFGMELLGHSPGINEGANGYQSRFAFDPDETVTGRTTYIVMSCTGIGSMAIFGGLIAAVKAPLKRKVVPFLTAIVVIWFLNLVRNVFIGLASPWGWFQQDALVYIATEFMGAPADRTSYIVAHNFISQALAIVALLGITYLVVRRLPEVLEPLEDVLYILTGSEYDLADALGQEMRADGGAATAATGTESGTGPDASSDAETDR; translated from the coding sequence ATGCCGGCCCTTCCAGCGACGGTCGCGATGACTATCGGTTCGATTCCGCTCGGAGACTCGCTCGCGTGGATCGCGATCGGCGTGTTCGTCGCGGCGATGATCGTCGAGTGGTACGGTGCCGTCGATCCGGCGCGATACCTCGCCGCAGCGGCGTGGGTCGTCTTCGGCGTCTTCTGGCTGACGATGGTGCCCCACTACTACCTCGAGATCAAGAGCCCGATCGAGACCCTGCTGACGCTCGCGGCGCTGCCGTTGTGTGCCTACACCGGCTACCTGCTCGTCCGGGGGCGCGAGTCGCTGCTCCTGTTGTCGAAAGCGGTCGCGTTCATGGGACTGATCTACCTGCCCGCCGAGACGATTCCGTTCGTCCGAACCTGGCTGATCGAGACGACCGCGGCCCAGACTCACTTCGGGATGGAGCTGCTGGGTCACAGTCCCGGTATCAACGAGGGGGCGAACGGCTACCAGAGCCGGTTTGCGTTCGATCCCGACGAGACCGTCACCGGCCGAACGACGTACATCGTCATGTCCTGTACCGGCATCGGCAGCATGGCGATCTTCGGGGGACTCATCGCCGCGGTCAAAGCTCCGCTCAAGCGGAAAGTCGTTCCCTTCCTGACCGCCATCGTCGTCATCTGGTTTCTCAATCTCGTCCGGAACGTCTTCATCGGTCTGGCATCCCCGTGGGGCTGGTTCCAGCAGGACGCGCTCGTCTACATCGCCACGGAGTTCATGGGGGCCCCCGCGGATCGGACGTCCTACATCGTCGCGCACAATTTCATCTCCCAGGCGCTGGCGATCGTCGCCCTGCTGGGAATCACCTACCTCGTCGTCCGTCGTCTCCCCGAAGTCCTCGAGCCCCTCGAGGACGTCCTCTACATCCTGACGGGATCGGAGTACGACCTCGCCGACGCGCTCGGCCAGGAGATGAGAGCCGACGGCGGGGCGGCGACGGCCGCGACCGGGACGGAATCGGGCACCGGCCCCGACGCGTCGTCCGACGCCGAGACCGATCGATGA
- a CDS encoding metallophosphoesterase, protein MTAVDVDVPFLLYDRAVFVPAAETLVLADTHLGKAAASRVDAPLDDGTDTLERLDRLLADTEPATVVIAGDLLHSFSRIPRGVKDDVGRLVDAVDGAGADLLVTPGNHDTMLEAVFDGETTAEYALADGETVVCHGHARPDAAADRYIVGHDHPAISIDGRKRPCFLYGPATDDGTDVLVLPAFTRLAAGSTVNGMDGSDFQTPLVRNADAFHPAVRDDSSGDVLWFPPLGACRRLL, encoded by the coding sequence ATGACCGCTGTCGACGTCGACGTTCCGTTTCTCCTTTACGACCGCGCCGTCTTCGTTCCCGCCGCCGAGACGCTCGTCCTCGCCGATACTCACCTCGGGAAGGCGGCCGCCTCGCGGGTGGACGCACCACTCGACGACGGGACCGACACCCTCGAGCGCCTGGATCGGCTCCTCGCGGACACCGAGCCGGCGACCGTCGTGATCGCGGGCGACCTGTTACACTCGTTTTCGCGGATTCCACGCGGAGTGAAAGACGACGTGGGCCGACTCGTCGACGCCGTCGACGGGGCCGGTGCCGACCTGCTCGTCACGCCCGGCAACCACGACACGATGCTCGAGGCCGTATTCGACGGCGAGACGACCGCCGAGTACGCGCTGGCCGACGGCGAGACGGTGGTCTGTCACGGTCACGCACGGCCAGACGCGGCCGCCGATCGGTACATCGTCGGCCACGACCATCCGGCGATCTCGATCGACGGTCGCAAGCGACCGTGTTTCCTCTACGGGCCGGCGACCGACGACGGAACGGACGTACTCGTCCTGCCAGCGTTTACCCGCCTTGCCGCCGGGTCGACCGTCAACGGGATGGACGGCAGTGACTTCCAGACGCCGCTCGTCCGCAACGCCGACGCCTTCCACCCCGCAGTCAGGGACGACTCGAGCGGCGATGTCCTGTGGTTCCCGCCGCTGGGAGCGTGTCGACGACTGCTGTGA